In one window of Bos javanicus breed banteng chromosome 24, ARS-OSU_banteng_1.0, whole genome shotgun sequence DNA:
- the RPL17 gene encoding large ribosomal subunit protein uL22, with amino-acid sequence MVRYSLDPENPTKSCKSRGSNLRVHFKNTRETAQAIKGMHIRKATKYLKDVTLKKQCVPFRRYNGGVGRCAQAKQWGWTQGRWPKKSAEFLLHMLKNAESNAELKGLDVDSLVIEHIQVNKAPKMRRRTYRAHGRINPYMSSPCHIEMILTEKEQIVPKPEEEVAQKKKISQKKLKKQKLMARE; translated from the exons ATGGTGCGCTATTCACTTGACccagaaaaccccacaaaat CATGCAAATCAAGAGGTTCAAATCTTCGTGTTCATTTTAAG AACACTCGTGAAACTGCCCAGGCCATAAAGGGTATGCATATCCGAAAAGCCACCAAGTATCTGAAGGATGTCACTTTAAAGAAGCAATGTGTGCCATTCCGTCGTTACAACGGTGGAGTTGGTAGGTGTGCACAG gcTAAACAGTGGGGCTGGACGCAGGGTCGGTGGCCCAAAAAGAGTGCTGAATTTTTACTACACATGCTCAAAAATGCAGAGAGTAATGCTGAACTTAAG GGCTTAGATGTAGATTCTCTGGTCATTGAGCACATCCAAGTGAACAAAGCCCCCAAGATGCGGCGCAGGACTTACAGAGCTCACGGTCGGATCAACCCCTACATGAGCTCTCCATGCCACATTGAGATGATCcttactgaaaaagaacagattgttcctaaaccagaagaggaggttgcacaaaagaaaaag atatcccagaagaaactgaagaaacaaaaacttatggCCCGGGAATAA
- the C24H18orf32 gene encoding UPF0729 protein C18orf32 homolog yields the protein MVCIPCIVIPVLLWVYKKFLEPYIYPLISPFVSRMWPRKAIRETNDKNKGKADYKGADINGLPTRGPTEMCDKKKD from the exons ATGGTGTGCATTCCCTGCATCGTCATTCCAGTTCTGCTCTGGGTCTACAAAAAGTTCCTGGAGCCATATATATACCCTCTGATCTCCCCCTTTGTTAGCCGTATGTGGCCTCGGAAAGCTATACGAGAAACCAATgataaaaacaaaggcaaagcaGACTATAAG gGTGCAGACATAAATGGATTACCAACAAGAGGACCAACAGAAATGTGTGATAAAAAGAAAGACTAA